The Drosophila subobscura isolate 14011-0131.10 chromosome A, UCBerk_Dsub_1.0, whole genome shotgun sequence genome includes the window TGAAATCATgagctgtttttgttttgttttttctaaaaaaaaataattaggCGTAAATATTAGACACTGTCCGAGGTGCATAAATAGATTAATAATGTATAAAATGAATCATAATTTTATTGTAAAGATGTGTGGGTAAACTATGGCCACAGTGCTCGGTGTATTATATTTGTGTAAGACATTTACGCGGTTCGTTGGCTGAGCCGAAAACGAAgatttcaaatgaaataatttattggATGGCAAATGTGACTCCCAAGTGGTAAGTTCCAACACCAGACAAATACTGTTGGACTCCGCAAGAGTGTAATATGTAACAAAGGATGTTGGTGAGGCACGGCCCTATAACACTGAAACACTCGCCAACAGATGACCAATCTCCCAAGATGTTACCCCAGCAAAGTCATTCATTTGTTGGTTGGATATGCCCATTCTGtgattcatttttatttatattccttCGGATTTGAACTCTTTGAGGAACAATCGGAGGATCGAGTCCATTATGTAAAGAAGACTAATTAAAGGTAATGGCATGCAGAACTTTTTAATTCACTTCTAAATAAGAGTTTAATATTGGGAAATAAAAAAGTGTTTGATGAAAGAATTGAATAAGTTGAATCATGTTTATTCTCCTTCGCAGAATTCGCTTGTGCGTCTCGGTACGAGCATCGATATGCACAGTCTGCACAGTCTGCTAATGGAATCAATTCAAAACTCATATTAAACGGTATTAAAGGTGCCAAAGtccatataaataaataacattttcttatttccactaatatttatttgaaaataacGAAACTTAAAGCTTGGGAAGGGGATGTTTTGATTCTCCAATCCCTCGgttgatttcatttgaaataaCAAACATTTGAAGCGTAATTCCTATGGATGTGTTTACAATTGTGTATGCCTGCGCCAGCTGGGGTGTGGCCTAAACAGTGGCCAAGGGTTAGATGCCAGACATTGAATGGGGAGATGTGCGCGCGCACCTACGGGTCTggtttggtctggtctggcctggcctggcctggtgtGAGCTGGATGGGGAGGAGGACATGCATTTCAGGATAGCATAATGTCTGGGCATTCAGTTCAGAGTAGGATTTCAATCGACACAGGACACGGAGAGGTGTGCAAAATACTTTTaagaatatttgtttgttttgtttgtcccTGCTTATGGCAAGCATTAACTCATTTGTGATCCATTTGCTAAAGATTATTGCCACTGGGCTactaattttaattgttttaattaatagTGGAATTTTATGCTGAAAACGATTAATTTAtgtgtgaaatatttaagaTTTTGTTGTATAGTGGATGGACATGCTACATCTATTACAATCtttgacaaaaataagcaaaaagaaaggcTCGAGGGCTTGGTGGGTGTCTCAGAATATTTACTACGACTAGAGAAGAAACCTACCCCCAAAACAGGCAATGTTTTGGCAACCTGCACCGATACACACAccacatacacaaatattttatacccATTAGAGGATGTAGGTATTCCGCTATTGATTTATAGCATGGCCTGCAGgtgctgggggctgggggctgctGGGCGGGGGGCTGCTGGGCTGTCTCGGCCacatttatgaaaatattaatgagatgttgtgtgtatttgtttgcaGCTCTCGCAGAATGAATATTGTATTGGGTAATTGTGTGGGCAGCTGCGACCAATTGGCGGGTCCACCGCCggattttattttatcaatgccgccgccaccgttGCCATCGTTCCTGATCAGCAAACCGACAACCATCGAGACACTGATGCCGTCCAATGAGTCCCAGCCCTGCTTTGCCGCTTTCATGTgcggccagggccagggccagcacaatgacagcaatggcaatgccctGATGGAGCTGGTGCGCAGCGATACGAAAAGCCTGGAGAATATCTGGTTCTTTGTGTCCTCCTGTGTGGGCATATTCGTGCTGGGCTGCTTCCTGGCCATCATTGTGATCAGATGCAGGGAGTAAGTTCCTCTTTGCAAAGGgagtacatttaatttataaccatttcatttttgcagcACATTCTTCTCGTATCATGATGCAAACATCAAGCAAACGGCCATCAATGCCTTGGGGGAGGCAACCAAGTCGAATGCCTTCTCCTCGGGCGGCATACTGTATCCGTGTGCCACGGCCAACAGCAGGGATCTGCTGCAGAGTCAGCTGGTGAACGATAGCCGCCTCCTGTGGGCCACTCTGACACCGCATGGCACCAGGCATTTCATTATTGAGAACTCACAGGATGGGGGCCACTATGAGTCCGTGGACTATCGTGGCAAGGCACACAGTCAGGTGTTCCGGGGATATGCCAAGCATTCGCAATCGTTTGTCAAGGTGAATATCAGTCAGAACTGAAG containing:
- the LOC117894089 gene encoding uncharacterized protein LOC117894089, which gives rise to MNIVLGNCVGSCDQLAGPPPDFILSMPPPPLPSFLISKPTTIETLMPSNESQPCFAAFMCGQGQGQHNDSNGNALMELVRSDTKSLENIWFFVSSCVGIFVLGCFLAIIVIRCRDTFFSYHDANIKQTAINALGEATKSNAFSSGGILYPCATANSRDLLQSQLVNDSRLLWATLTPHGTRHFIIENSQDGGHYESVDYRGKAHSQVFRGYAKHSQSFVKSFDNNGFVDYDYEDPTPLMDSYHDDMDSGYQEPHEVTGSLPQSSPMHGTTAANETTPTNVNTLSISRKTTLSRRISDASSHNGTTM